One window of the Chlamydiota bacterium genome contains the following:
- a CDS encoding PQQ-like beta-propeller repeat protein — protein MFRHDARHTGRSTCEGPSACLLKWSYTTGVITASAAVGTNNSVYIGTDDCVFSFTHTGALQWTYNVDLLNNTASPAVDENNGIRFGAADNCLYAFDSAHVLSWSYETGEELVGAPTMGSDGRICIGSMDNRLYQMTSSGVLTWSYQSGNDIYGSPAIDTADAVYFGSADSRIYALSSDGTLTWSYDTGVIAQSSPAVTVNGRVFVGTLVNVLYAVDSDGSLAWSYRTGKAIYSSPALTTGGDVCIGSDDNRLYALKIIAGTLKWSYQTGGTLRITSPAIGSSGNVYIGSSDNSIYAVDSGGALLWTFLTGAGVESSPIIGSDGLVYVGSMDNNFYCIGQAPTPTPTEAPVVPTATPTPTRTPTRTPTATPVPQAEVVLNGTEFSAGQRFKAEFRLNRSVERLFTAYAVVVLPDKSMLNCLTLGPEIVPVASNVPRLDPMTYPLMDLEVPAGIPGSYEVMAGFFDPSQPITKPEDAFLLARSPFTVR, from the coding sequence ATGTTCCGGCACGACGCGCGGCACACCGGCAGGAGCACGTGCGAGGGACCGTCGGCATGCCTGCTCAAGTGGAGCTACACGACCGGTGTCATCACTGCTTCTGCCGCCGTCGGCACCAACAACAGCGTATACATCGGGACCGACGACTGCGTCTTCTCCTTCACGCACACGGGGGCTCTGCAATGGACGTATAACGTCGATTTGCTCAACAACACGGCCTCGCCTGCGGTGGATGAGAACAACGGCATACGATTCGGCGCCGCCGACAATTGTCTCTACGCCTTCGATTCCGCCCACGTGCTTTCCTGGAGTTATGAGACAGGTGAAGAACTGGTCGGCGCGCCCACGATGGGAAGCGACGGGCGCATCTGCATCGGTTCGATGGATAACCGGCTTTACCAGATGACCTCCTCGGGGGTGCTCACCTGGTCGTATCAGAGCGGCAATGACATTTACGGGTCCCCCGCCATCGACACCGCCGACGCCGTGTATTTCGGATCCGCCGACAGCAGGATCTACGCACTCTCGAGCGACGGAACGCTGACGTGGTCCTATGATACTGGCGTCATCGCGCAAAGCTCTCCCGCCGTCACCGTTAACGGAAGGGTTTTCGTGGGAACCCTCGTCAATGTCCTCTACGCAGTCGATTCCGACGGAAGCCTCGCGTGGAGCTATCGGACGGGAAAGGCGATCTACTCCTCCCCCGCGCTGACGACGGGCGGCGACGTATGCATCGGCTCCGACGATAATCGGCTGTATGCGTTGAAAATCATCGCGGGGACATTGAAGTGGAGTTATCAGACCGGCGGGACGTTGAGGATCACGTCGCCCGCGATCGGGAGCAGCGGCAATGTGTACATCGGCTCGTCCGACAACTCGATATACGCCGTCGACTCCGGCGGGGCCCTGCTGTGGACGTTCCTGACCGGCGCTGGGGTGGAATCCTCGCCGATCATCGGAAGCGACGGCCTTGTGTACGTCGGTTCGATGGACAACAACTTCTACTGTATCGGCCAGGCGCCGACGCCCACGCCCACGGAGGCGCCGGTCGTCCCGACGGCGACGCCGACGCCGACGCGTACGCCGACGCGGACGCCGACGGCGACTCCGGTGCCGCAGGCGGAGGTGGTGCTGAACGGGACGGAGTTCTCCGCGGGGCAGCGGTTCAAGGCGGAGTTCAGATTGAACCGGTCGGTGGAACGGTTGTTCACGGCGTACGCGGTGGTGGTGCTGCCGGACAAGTCGATGCTGAACTGCCTGACGCTGGGGCCGGAGATCGTGCCGGTGGCGTCGAACGTGCCGCGGCTGGACCCGATGACGTATCCGCTGATGGACCTGGAGGTGCCGGCGGGGATTCCGGGGAGCTACGAGGTGATGGCGGGGTTCTTCGACCCGTCGCAGCCGATCACGAAGCCGGAGGACGCGTTCCTCCTGGCGCGGAGCCCGTTCACGGTGCGGTAG